CAGTGCATTTAAGAGTCACATGAATGGAGTTTGTGTTGGGATTAAATCTGATTTGTTTATATTATAATCCCCGTGTGCCTAATATGTTTTCTCTAGTTTATATGCTGAACAGTGAGTGCAATGTGTTTAACCTTCACTACTTCTTTAAaagtcttttctttttaccattGATTCTTAATGTGTTGATGCTCACAGTCTCGTCTTTATCCGTCTCCTTCCCACTCACTGCCAGTCCCACACGGTTCTTATTAGCTTctctgtggatgttttttttttttttttcttttttcccattAACCTTCTTGGGACACCCGTCCTCCCACGGTCTCCATTTTTTCTGTTCCCTattttttcctctgtgcctcgtttcattcattcatttgtccTTATTGTTGCACTGACACCTTCATTCAGTTAAAGGGTTTAATACATCATTTCTTTACTTCTCAGTGTGAAAGCCGGCTTTATTTAAAGGTCCGATTTTTGTCTCTactcatttaaatatttaaacttaaacTGAGTATTACTGATTGTAGAGAGTCGGTTTTTAGGTAATTTCTATGTGCAAATTAAAATGGTCCCTTTTTCTCTATACCTTAGTTTTAGAAGTTTATCAGTATTTTACAAACCGGACAATTTTCTTCTCTATTTACAACCCacacaatatgtaaaaaaaataaaaataataataataatattttgagCATTACTAATGTAACTAATGACAACATTTGACACCTGCAGGTAGAAATGGATGTTATAGTTTTTTAAAGACTGTATGGacagataaatgtatttatttttaaaaagtctacaaaaaaatctgtataaGTCCAATGATTCAATACCACATGGTGATCACCGGTGGCTGTAATAACTTGAAGTACAGTTGTTTCCCCGACTCTAAAGCCAATAGCCAGTCCAAGTGATGTCGTCTGTCATCTAAAACCAACTGCAATCTCAAACAGGCCATAGATGTTCATGGGAGGGCTATTTTATGTGCCTTTAAAGGCTTCTGGTTAAGTCACTGTTCAAACCTGCATGCTTGCCATTTTGTTCCATTTATTGTCTATTACATGCACAAAGAGTTTCACAACCAATGACAATTCTCATCTATCGAATTatgtttgcatttatttgtatagttgCTGAATATATTACACCCATCCATTGATTGCAGATCTGAACTCTTTTCAAGGCAGTTTACTCTATAAATCATTAGGTGTTAAAGCGGGCATGACGCTCCACCAAGGTGTCTtagtcatgttttgttttttcctttcaaaattAGTGGTACAGTACGGAACTACTTTGGTGTAGTGTATAGCCCGTATTTACTTGCTAGTTCCTGAGCCAATCCCAGgattcccaaaacagagcgcagcatgtGGTACTTTATCTTGACAAAAGAGCCgaagcctgcaaacatggaagccagtaagagaagcggatcAGAAATGGAAccgaatacaacatcatatacctatgtaagtaaaaattctgtggggtttcacagcagcaattGACTGTTGAGGAAACGGCATAGGCTGTTGTCATTGGCAGGCACGTGtgtgttgttctgatttgaaacactgtttcatTATTACTTGGTCCTTTAGCTTCATCCTGTAAGAAATACTTATTTGAATTTACCTTAAATGCCGGTACTGAGAGAATTGTCTACTGCTAGCTGAAAATTTCCTATAACTTTTCATCAGAACTTCTTTCTAAGATGCCAAACTAGGTTTTGAGGTTGTAGTGGAGGAACAtatttttacagtgtaaaaTGCTTTTATAACTGAGAAGTAATGGAGGGGGTGTGcactggtttgttttgttgctttattaTTCATTAATTGACTGAGCTGACAGCtgattaacatttttgtttgttaactCCTGTCGAGTGGTTCGGACATGCACACCTGGGAAGCGTATCTTGACGGGAATCTCAGACAGACAGAGCGCAGCCATTGGGCTGTTTTGATTCTGTAAATCTAATTTTTAAGCAGATAtagttagcttatgttgtctgaGAGGTTTACCAGTTCAatgttgcagatacaggaggTTCACTAACCTTTTGacgttgctctcaaacattaGTTTCATAATGTTAGTaatgtaagttttttttgttttcctatcCGTCTGCCTTTATAGGGAAGGTACTGCTTAATAACGCTTTTGTGTTTGCCTTGTGAGCTAAGAAGGGTTGCattatgttttcttctggccTTACTCCAAATGTCAGCAGAGTTTAAACTTTCAGCAGCTCATTGTTTTGGTCGTGGCAGGGAGAGGAGGGGCTGGGGGTCTCTGATACTGcatcgctgctgctgctgaaagaaGTACAACAATTTGGTTTATATTGATTTTGATGCAATTatctttgaattattttttgtatCAATTATATTGTGGCGGACCACTAGGGGGCTCCACTCTCACTCAGTGGAGAAGTTTTAGCGATGAGGAATATGTTTGTTCgttggtgtatatatatatggttttctgtacagttgCTCTCAGTTGGAGTCGAGTAAAGAGCTGTTCAAACCTACATCCTTTGTGTCGTCATTTTCACTCCTCCACATTGGTGACCCCTGTGAGCCAACATGTCCACATCTGATGGCCTGCCCAGCTCCTCACAGCCGATCGCTGTCTCTGGTGGACCTCCACCGGCTTCTTTTGCTGTGGCCGTTAAGATTCCGGATTTCTGGCTACATGATCCGCAATCATGGTTCTTCCACGTCGAAGCACAGTTTGCTCTTCGTGGGATCACATCGGACGACACAAAGTACCACTATGTGGTTTCGGCGCTGGATCCACCATCCACCAGGCGCGCGATGAGCCTGCTTCGCAACCCTCCCGCGGACGGAAAGTACAGCGCGCTCAAACACCTGCTTCTCCGCCGTTACTCCCTGTCCGACGCAGAACGCGCCGAAAAGCTGCTTTCTCTCTCGGGGTTAGGAGATGGCTCAGCTTTGGAGCTCATGGAAAGCATGCTGTCCTTGCTGGGTGACGACGAAGGCGGATTTCTTTTCATCCACCTGTTCCTGCGACAACTCCCGGCTCCGGTGCGGATCGCTCTGGCTAACTCGTCCCTGCTGCGGGAGAAGGATTACCGCTCGCTGGCTGAGGAAGCTGATCGCATCCTCCTGGCTTCCAAGACCTTCACGGTCCAGTCGCTGGCCAAGGAACCTACAGCTTCGTCTTCTGAGCCTTTGCAGTCTTCAGCGGTCGATCAGCCATCGGTGATGGCAGCGATCGCCACCAGGAAACGCCAGAAGCCGGCTTTTTGTTTCTACCATCAGCGCTTCGGCGTCAGGGCGCGGCGCTGCCTCCCGCCCTGCAGCTTCAAGCCGCCGGGAAACGACCAAGCCGACGCCTGCTAGCAGCCGCGGCCGTCGGCGATAAGGAGAGGCTGCTCTTTATTGAGGATTCGCGATCGGGGAGACATTTTCTGGTGGATTCAGGTTCGCAGAAGAGCCTCGTTCCCCCGGCGGGCTCCGACAGGCTTGCTGAGGGCTGCGGTCCCCAGCTGACCGCCGCTAACGGTTCTCCCATCAGAACATTCGGAGAAAGGTTGGTGACTGTCTGTTTCAATGGACGTGACTTCCAGTGGAACTTTGTAGTAGCAGCGAGCTCTGTCCCCATCATAGGGGCTGATTTCCTCTGTGCTCACGGCCTGCTTGTGGACGTTGCAAACCGGCGTTTAATTGACgctgtgtctttttcttcaCTGCCTTGTATAACGCGAGGAGCTGGGCCGTTAGTACACACTAATTTTTTAGCTTCAGGGGACGCGTTCCAGCGTTTATTGTCAGATTTTCCCTCTCTGACTCTCCCCAATTtttcaaacacagacacaaagcaCGGGATAGAGCATTATATCCCCACAACTGGCGCTCCAGTGTTTGCGCGCGCGCGCCGCCTTGACGCGGCAAAGCTGGCTGTTGCGCGGGAGGAGTTTGCCAACATGGAGCGTTTAGGGATCGTGAGGCGCTCCAACAGCCCCTGGGCGTCACCGTTGCACATGGTGCCCAAGTCGGACGGCCAGTGGCGGCCTTGTGGGGATTTCCGTCGTCTAAATAACGTCACAGAGAATGACCGTTATCCTATCCCCCACATCCAGGATTTCTCTGCCCATCTCTCCGGGACATccattttttctaaagtggATTTGGTGCGGGGTTATCACCAGGTTCCTGTGAGAGCTGAGGACATCCCTAAAACCGCGGTGATCACTCCGTTTGGCCTGTTTGAGTTTTTACGCATGCCATTCGGCCTTAAAGGTGCAGCTCAAACATTTCAGCGGTTGATGGATTCCGTTCTGCGTGGGTTGTcctttgtttttgtatatttggaCGACATCCTTGTGGCCAGCAGCTCGGCCGAACAGCACATGTCCCACCTACGTCAGGTTTTTCAACGTTTGGCAGCACATGGCCTGATTGTCAACCCTGCAAAATGCCAATTTGGGTTGCCGGTCATTGATTTTTTGGGCCACCGCATTTCTGCCAGTGGTGCGGTCCCATTGCCACAGAAAGTTCAGGCGGTGGCCGATTTTCCCCACCCCCAGACGGTTAAAGCCCTGCAGGAGTTCTTGGGGATGGTTAATTTTTACAACCGCTTTATCCCCAATGCAGCACAACTTCTGCAGCCGCTTTACGGTGCGCTCAAACAACGAAAAGCCACCGACAGCATCGACTGGGTCCCTGAACGCCTCCAGGCGTTTGGTGGCGCTAAGTCTGCTTTGGCCGACGCTGCTCTTCTGGCCCACCCTTCCCAGTCAGCACAGATCGCTCTGACAACTGATGCATCTGACGTGGCTGTGGGGGCGGTTTTAGAGCAGCGTGTCTCTGGTGTTTGGCAGCCACTTGCCTTTTTCAGCCGTACTTTGCGGGACAATGAACGGAAATACAGCGTTTTTGATAGAGAGTTGCTTGCTCTCTACCTGGCTACACgccattttagatattttctggAGGGCCGCTCATTTACTGCCTTTGTGGACCACAAGCCCCTCATCTTTGCCATGTCCAAAACATCCGACCCCTGGTCCGCACGACAGCAACGCCACCTTGCCGCCATTTCCGAATTCACGACTGACATTCAGCATGTTGCTGGCAAGTCCAACTTAGTGGCTGACTGTCTGTCTCGTGCGCTGATTTCCCCAGTTTATGTCGGGATCGATTTTTCTGCTATGGCTGCAGACCAGCGCAGTGATGCAGACATCCTTGCGCTACAGTCTGGGTCCACGGGCCTCCAGCTGGAGGAAAGACAGATGCAGGAAGGTGGTCCTCCTCTGATCTGTGATGTTTCTACTGGCTGTCCCCGCCCTCTGGTTCCTGTTTCGTGGCGCCGCCGGGTTTTTGACACGTTACACTCCCTCTCGCATCCCGGCATTAGGGCCTCCGTCAAACTGCTCAGTTCTAAATTCGTTTGGACTGGACTGCGCAAAACAGTTAGAGAATGGGCTGCAGCCTGTGTCCAGTGCCAGCGTGCTAAGGTCCAGAGGCACACTAAAGCACCTTTGGAACCGTTTCCCATCCCTGACAAGCGGTTTGATCATGTGCATGTAGACCTTGTGGGTCCCCTTCCTCCATCACAGGGTTTCACACATCTCCTGACCATGATCGATCGTACAACCCGGTGGCCAGAAGTGGTTCCGCTGTCATCTACAACGTCAGCGGCGGTGGCCCGGGCTTTTCTGTCCACCTGGGTTGCACGTTTTGGCCCCCCCTCTGACATTACCTCTGACAGAGGCCCACAGTTCGTTTCAGAGCTTTGGTCTGCCATGGCTGATGGTCTGGGGATCAAGATCCACCGCACCACTGCGTACAATCCGCAGGCTAATGGGTTGTGTGAGCGGTTCCACAGGTCTTTGAAAGCTGCGCTCCGTGCTTCTTTAACTGATGGAAACTGGGTTGACCGCCTTCCATGGGTCATGCTTGGTTTGCGTTCAGCCGTTAAAGAGGACCTTGGTGCTTCCACAGCTGAACTGGTTTTCGGTCAGCCCCTGCGTGTCCCTGGGGCGTTTTTACCTGATTCCCCTGCGCCACAGTTCGGTCCACTTGGGCAACGTTTTTTCCCTCAGGGAGACTCCTTTCAGGTTCCCACCCCTGTTCACCATTGTTTGCCCCAGTCCTTTGTTCCTGAGAACTTAGAGACCTCTAAATTTGTTTTCGTTCGACACGATGCGCACAGAACACCCCTACGACCTTTGTATGATGGCCCTTTCAGAGTCCTTGAACCAGGgcctaaacattttcttttggatTTGGGAGGGCGTAAGGAAACTATCTGTGTTGACAGGCTCAAACCCGCTCATGTCTTGGCGGACGATCAGGTGGTAACGGCCCAAGCTCCTCGCAGGGGAAGACCCCCCTCCACTGTTTTAATGGACCGTTGTTCTTCCTCCAGAGATCCTCATTTATCGGAGCTCAACCCCCCTGCAGCCCCTCCATGTCGCCCTCGTCCTCAGGCACGGATGTCCCAGGATCATCCTACAGGGTCCAAGTTCAGCCGTTTTGGACGTTTGTTGAAACGCACGAATCTGGATTAGTTTGTTATTTTACCCTACTGAGTGTTCGGGGGGGCATATGTGGCGGACCACTAGGGGGCTCCACTCTCACTCAGTGGAGAAGTTTTAGCGATGAGGAATATGTTTGTTCgttggtgtatatatatatggttttctgtacagttgCTCTCAGTTGGAGTCGAGTAAAGAGCTGTTCAAACCTACATCCTTTGTGTCGTCATTTTCACTCCTCCACAATAtcaaaatattgattattttgacaacgcTATTTCATGCATTGCAAGATCACATTTTTACTCACAAAGtgcaacaaataaaatgcagttgtCAGGTATTGAAGTGTTATGAAGTGCCTACATCCCAGGAATTTAAAAGTAACCTGCTATAAGGCCATTTACAGTATGCAGCTATTGTACAAGACTTGTGTCCTACCTGTTCCTATCAATTAACTTGGTCTGTAGtaattttacataaattacACAATGTCAATGATTTTCAGTTGTATTTCTTTAACcctgtttttctctccttccaCCTTGTCTCTGTCTGCAGGGCGCAGTACACTGTGTTGGTTTCTGCACTGTGGAAGACTGAGGTCCAGGACTGGGAGCTTAAATGCATGAACAGCCTGGTGCTGGATGAGAGCCACCATGAACCCACAGCAggtaaaatggaagaaaaaagacACAGCGGGTTTTGTTCTCGGAACAAAAGAACGAACCATCTGGGAACTGTCTGCTGTTTATCAAACTCTGTTATCTCAATCAGGATAATTAACTTTAGCAtcattgtttcactgttttttttttcactctttagTAGGTTAGAAAGAGCATGTTTTGGATGTTTCTGAGGGTGCTGTGATTTTATTCATCCTGTTTGTCTTCAtaaacatgtttaagttgattcaaaaaaaaattaaaatatcactTTCTGTAAAAGTAATCTCAACAACATTATAGTTAAATATGGAATGATTTGCAAGTATACAAAAGCAatgcattatttaaaaactacatttaaaaacatattttttgcagttttggttattgtaaaaaaatagaTGTCGCTCAAAGAAGCAGACTTTTTGTAAAAGTAACTTCTTAAGAATACTTGTAATCAAATTCCcgtttaaaaaagacaaaaagttgCTCTTGCATTTGCACATGTGCGTCTACACGGGAGTCTGAGAGCGTAACTGAAAAGATCAAAGGAGTTGTCCTTTGAAGCTTGTTCAGATATCACCTCCACAAGATCTGGAAACCCCTCACCGCCGGAGTCTGATCCTCACTAAAGACACGCTGGAATGCAAGTGTCTCACCAATGTGCGTGTGAGAGCGCGCTGTGCACATAcgcttctgtgtgtgtgtgtgtgtgtgtgtgtgtgtgtgttggtgcatCCTGACAGGCTGAGAAAAGGCTAATAGATGAGTCACATGTTGGTGACTACAGGGGTTTCTACTCtctctgcgtgtgtgtgttgccTTCTTTTATATGCTGAGCCCAAAAAAGTTGGAGCCCACTAAAGATTTCTAGAGACCAAAATGCTGAAATCTACAAATTGTGATACATTGTCAAGGCTCAAAACAAGCTTTATGGTCATAGATTGCAAATTGCTGCAGATTTAAGTTTAGGCTTTGGCTTTCTGCGGCGAGGGTTAGGATGAGGGGATCGGAGTTTGTTTGTATGAAATAATGAATGTGTTTGAAAAAGGGCTGAGGAGCCTTCCGCTGTTACTGGAAGCCACTACGGTCTTTGTGTTATGCTGGAGATAATccatctctgtgtgtgtgtgtgtgtgtgtgtgtgtgtgtgtgtgtgtgtgtgtgtgtgtgtgtgtgtgtgtgtgtgtgtgtgtgtgtgtgtgtgtgtgtgaatcagGATGAGTCATCCTTATTTGCTGGCCTGTCAGACTGTCTAGCCCTCAAGACAGCCGGGAAAATTGAGCTGATTCATTTGCTGCCTTCTGATGCAGTTTTGctactttctctctctctccatcagACTTTCACTCACTTCTTACATTTTgtgattttcaaaataatttgtatGTGCTCTTTATTGCCTCTTATCAGATCAGGTCATCAACTATTGCTTTCTTCTTTCAGCTTCTCATTTGGGCTGTTTCCAATGGGAATGCACAGAAGTTTCTCAGAAACTTTCTTCTGAGAAATGTCTGATCTGCAGAGTTACAAACACAACCTTTGTCCTCTTTTGAGCatcaaaaaaagcaacattactGGTGATGTTGAAGATCGATGTGcaacttttgtttgtttcttcagAATTACTGTAAAGTTGTTGTAATAACCTGAGACGTATAAAATATCCTCACTTTGAAGACCTGTTTGTGAGGTCCCTGCATTACGTCACATTGTTTAATCTTGTCACGCTACGCTGAGTCTGAAACGGCTTTTAAAGGTGGGAAAGAATTTCCTTTCCTTGCTTTGAACATTAGTAGTTTTGTCTACTGAACCTTGTGGAAATTTCTGATACTTTTCCTAAGTCTGCTTAGtcatcaaataaaaacatagtCTGTTATTTGACTCAGGCACTTTTTCtggatcatatttttttattgcacttaAAGGGACAATCATTTTTcccaaatagttttttttttttttagttaagtcTGAATTACATGTTTACAATTGAGATAATTATCCCCCatctaaaaaggagaaaaatctaattttcaaTTATACAATGTTTTTGTGACTGATACTTTCTCTACAGTGATGTTCAGATGTTCATTCCTGTGTTTTGTGACACTGACTTTTACAACAGTAGTTTCTGCTGAACACCACTCTGTGCTTTAATGTTAATGAGGTAAAATGAAATCTTACTGTAATGTTCTGAGGACTTCTAACTTAAATAGCATGTAGtattatcatttattttcagaGATCTGGAAACCCGACTCGGCACATCTAACTAAAAGGTTGCCTTTGAACTTGGTTAAGGATGGGGCTTTTGCAGAGTATTTTTTACTAGGTGACCAGTCTGACTATGtttaacaaattattaacaatgtatttttctgcatttatgtCAACTGAACAGAGTGTCAACAGGTTCAGTGGAGAGATTGTGCAGTTTTGTGTGTGATTTGATTTTATAAGATGCAACTAGTGAGAGTGAAACGGTAGTTTAATGGTGcagataatacattttatacaaattgcagccatgttggatttcaAAGTCGAGCTTTGTGATAAACCTCCAACTTTTCAAGGGTAGCTTTGGGCAAACTATTGTCTGCTTGATGCAAATGGAGTGCAACACAAATTTAGCTAATAAACCTTTTATATTAGATTCAGTTTTCATTTAAGTCTAACCTGATAGTTCTGATTTAGTCCAATTTATGATCGGACAATAATATATACcctattttttggactataagtcacatcGGACTATACGTTGCACCAGACTATACACATTCATTTAGGCATTTATTTCATACAATCCAAGATTAAAACTGAAATTTAATCTGGTCAACCAATTTATGAAATTACACAGTAGCATCAACAACCggacatggaacatacctgggaggatgaatggggtaaattagcaactccaactAGCAAGGTGTTATCCAGCGCATTTCAGCCTAATGACCCGTTATGcagaaagttgtcaaaattataaaattactAAACTAACATTAAATTTAAGTTTAGCATGTGTTTATTCCAAATTCGTAGCTTAAATCAAAATAGCTAATGGTGTTGATACAATTTTAGCTGTAATCTTGTCACTTTtaccaaaatataaagaaatgtttaaaattttctcccaattttcttttttatcttgatttttttgttttgttttgtttttaactcaaGGTTACTGTAGTGAGAGAATGCCATACAGCCTCATGCCTACTTGTCATATGGCTCTTTTtgtagcaaaataataaaaacgaaaAAATCCTTAAAGGTCAAGCCAGCCTAGTTTGTCCATACATTTAGTATTGTCCTAGGGAGAGCAGGCATTTGTTGCCTGTCCACAACAGAAGGCTGAGTCAGCATTTAATGAAAGTTGATGTGATTTAAAATTATGCTTACTCAGGCTAAGAGGGGCTGAGAACACAAAGGCATGCTCCTCTGTCCTCCAGAGGCTGCTTAcctctttgttttcctcttaTTTTCTACATGCTTTCTCCTTCTATTTTAGGCTGTTTCTCTCTTTTCACTTTATGAACCTTTCCATCTTTTTCCTTCctcattttaattttagtaAAATCTCCTTTCTCTTTGTTGtagctgcagcattttcatttcCATTGCGTCTTCCGTTTCCAGCACGGAGCTCCCCTTCCCTCCTTTTTCCCCTTCTCTCCCTGTCCTGTAGCAGCTGCTAGAGTCCCATTCTCCGCAGCAGGCTCCCAGGATACCTGCTCTGCTGTCTTCCTGCCTGCCTTCTGCTTGAGCCTCAGTGCAGTGACTCAGCTTTAATTTCACTCAGTAACCCCAAACAACCTTCCACAGCCACTGCTGCATAATTAAGATACATTTTACTGTTGCacactgtgcaatatttacatGCTTTTATTATAGCTGTAGTGTGATTAGTGGGTTAGTGACAGTGGCTTGTTGATCAGGCAGTCATGCTATTGCTGAAATGCAAATGAAATATCTCTTACAAGTAAGCTAACTAGTCTTGATGAAAAAGTacatgaaagtgtttttttgttatattaatTAGGCTCTCTCCTTCACTCTTCGCACTCATTTTCTCTTAGGCTAGTTCTCATTAATGCTCAGAACGGTGTTGGCAAAGAACATCTGTTTTGCAAGGCTAATTATGAAGTCATTAAATCCAAAAGCTGTTTGCTTGATTTCCAGAACTGGTATGAAGTTACCTAACATTTAAGTAGAGTTACATCACCagcccaaaaaaactgaaagaaatatTATGCGCTATATAAGAAACTCACTAATCCACTTTCAGCGAGTGGGtaccaaattttatttttgcttattttttttgcttaagaGAACCATTCtgcattaacattttaaactacACAAATGTAAAGGGAACCAATTACAGCTAAGGTTGATAACACATATCTTGACCAAAATACATGAGATATTGTTCTGGTTTTGAATTCCAAATGGTCAGATTAAACCCAACACCTGCGAGTATATCACATTAAATTCCAGTAATTCTgttgaaaaaaagttaacaTATTTTACTGTGTATAGATTAATTAAATACAAAGCAATATAATTGCTTATTACAGCTAATTTTGATTATGGCTTAAAGATAATGTAAACCCCAaaatttgtttctttaaaaattacAGAAGGTGCAGTTCTTTATCTCACAGTCAAAGATGGTTTGGCATTAACAGGGAAAATGGCGTAGAGTATAAGCACACAACACGTGTTCGCAGACCTCAGTTCTTGATGCGGCCCTCATGGGTTCGAGTCCTTTTCCATGGACCTCCGCCAcgtcttcctcctctctcaACCTcgtttcctgtcagcctactgtcaaaTAAAACCTTGGACAAATTCCAGACAAACGATTCCAATCTGCTACCTATGTGGAGAAATGGTTACATTAAAACACGGTGCCACACAGAACCAGTTATAGGTTTTCTGAGCCAAGCAATTACTGTTACTGTTTGCAGCAGCTGCAACATCCTTCTTTCAGGACAATCACACAgcttttaggtttaaaaaaaattataaataatagtTTATCTTTTgatcgttttgttttttgttccctTAAATGCTACAGTGACATGTCTTCAGATGAGTCATGTTAAATTTATCTAAAGATCAGTGGAATTTGTCCAGGACCAGCCAAGTATTTGGTTAGGTAATGTTTTAGTGCCTGTATAAGAAAAATCAACTGAATATGGTCGTTTCCATGGAAAAACTGGAAATAATTTATGCTAGATTTAATTTGAGAAGTCAACTGTATTTACCGATACTTTGAGAATTAATATAAGCAGAATGCATTTGATTAAGGAATATATTCTCTTTGCTATTTTTAAGTCAAAATGCActattttacagaaataaacatgtCCTTAAAATGTAGTCGCTTAACATTTATTAACTGACAGTCTCACCGCTGAAAAAGGTTGGTCCTTTATCAAAGATGGTTTGTTGAACCTTTCATTGCtatatctatataaaaaaaatttattaacaaaatatagaaaacaaaattattgCGATATGATTTTTTTGGTCCATGTAGAATATCCCCTATGATTTTAAGAAATTGGCTGAACCTTGTTTTATAAAGCTCATGATCTTGGtcaaattattctttttttaaaaatagaataatttgCTTAATTTGCATGCAACTTTCTTTGCATTTTGAAATCAGCTTCCTAAATGGTAAGTGTTTCAAGTTTTCATGGATTCAAATTTATAGGGGAACAGTGACATGCTTATTCAATTTTCTGCTCTCCTGCACAACTTGTTTATAATTCATGTTCAGTaatccaaactaaaaaaaattttaagcaCTTTGGTAAAGTAATGTACAGACAGTGAATTATAGTTTCAGGGCTTTCTTTTTTCCATCTCACTGACCTCTGCCCATCTGTTTACCTTCACCAGACTCGCTGCACTACCTTGTATGCTAAAATGTTTGTGCATATTTTTGTGTGTTATAGTGTGTTTGTGGGTCCCTGGACTGCATCAGAATCTAGAATCACTTAGTAAACAACCTTTATGGTCACTTTCCTTTCTGGTTCATGATAAATGATTCAGGCTTAGAATAATAACTTCACCGCACCGTGTTTTCTGTAAAATGGAACAAGTTTCAGGATAAAATAACAATGTATTTTCTGAGTTTTAAATTGTTGTAGTGCATAAAGATCTGAGTTGTCCAAACTGATTTTTTGTGTTACACCAATGTTAAAAATGGATTGCATCTATTAGTCCTGCAGGAATGTGACCTATTTAGCCTCTGTGGGCATTTAGCCTATATATGACCCTCAGACTGGACCTGCTTTCTAGTAAGCCTCACTGTAATCCTCTTTCTTTCCGTAGCATTTGTTTCTGCTAGTTAAGGTGGAATGCCACCTGGTCAATCAGCCTTTAGGGCTGACCCACTCCTATTATTAGACCAAATCTTGTGAGCAGGACCTTtgccatttcatttcattcattATGCCGTGCATGCACCAGCTTGCTTTTAGTTtatcttgcttttgtcacattaGCATGCTGAGGAGTCCACCAGTGTTTTTTAAACTActtgatcaatgattccttcatttttttttgtcagaagaAACAGTGACT
This genomic stretch from Fundulus heteroclitus isolate FHET01 chromosome 2, MU-UCD_Fhet_4.1, whole genome shotgun sequence harbors:
- the LOC110367438 gene encoding uncharacterized protein LOC110367438, with amino-acid sequence MSTSDGLPSSSQPIAVSGGPPPASFAVAVKIPDFWLHDPQSWFFHVEAQFALRGITSDDTKYHYVVSALDPPSTRRAMSLLRNPPADGKYSALKHLLLRRYSLSDAERAEKLLSLSGLGDGSALELMESMLSLLGDDEGGFLFIHLFLRQLPAPVRIALANSSLLREKDYRSLAEEADRILLASKTFTVQSLAKEPTASSSEPLQSSAVDQPSVMAAIATRKRQKPAFCFYHQRFGVRARRCLPPCSFKPPGNDQADAC